Proteins from a genomic interval of Lolium perenne isolate Kyuss_39 chromosome 1, Kyuss_2.0, whole genome shotgun sequence:
- the LOC139832068 gene encoding UPF0481 protein At3g47200-like: MTEVEDIMSDIEIHELGNSMKDELTNCISSDTIYDSGSEFCLIPRIHEHIRAIDRYSYEPIILSIGPYHSSSHEFSSMDREKWNRVDYILKLNCDKGLKDYLTIINGLEKRARMCYSADIKMDKRKFLQTLLLDGCFVLVSLGEFNEFIMAGPQRGMASTSIGKILEENLTSEHPEVRGKYGSEQRNMGKHDAMKSTIVEQDNVNSKHSKEESSVVEIELCSEISGHEAPLGVYQDNAQQIGQWYDMFVTHDLLLLENQIPFFVVEAIYEVVISNKVAPTTCKSSIVRYIEMYASFYPTAIRESSRPKDFDHLLHLFHMYFRPSSNQDEHHDHTVQHSIHHFLQLGRDYLNHLGSSKYHHFPNRWRRATQYHEAGIEFRIRMYSEHTPHSLLDIKLRDGILEIPFLLVDEETNVLFRNFIALEQTCPRVGNDVTAYIIFMAKLMSMPDDVALLARKGVIAHHMRTDKDVSQLFTRLTKGVVFDFYGNYYLNHLCLALEAYYQNRLHRWVAWLRHNHLSNPWLVVAAVAGVIVLFCTIAQTVLTVESYANP, translated from the coding sequence ATGACTGAAGTGGAAGACATTATGTCTGATATCGAGATACACGAACTGGGCAATTCAATGAAGGATGAACTGACAAACTGCATTTCATCCGACACTATCTACGACAGTGGATCTGAATTCTGCTTGATACCAAGAATACACGAGCACATCCGTGCAATCGATAGATATTCATATGAACCAATTATATTGTCAATTGGTCCTTATCACAGTTCATCCCACGAGTTTTCTTCTATGGACAGGGAAAAATGGAACCGTGTGGACTACATCCTTAAATTAAACTGTGATAAGGGTTTGAAAGATTACTTGACCATCATAAATGGACTAGAGAAACGAGCAAGGATGTGCTATTCTGCAGATATTAAAATGGACAAGAGGAAGTTCTTGCAGACTCTTTTGCTTGATGGTTGTTTCGTACTTGTTTCTCTAGGGGAGTTCAATGAATTTATAATGGCTGGACCTCAAAGAGGTATGGCCAGTACATCAATTGGCAAAATACTTGAGGAAAATTTGACTTCTGAGCATCCAGAAGTAAGAGGAAAATATGGATCTGAACAAAGAAACATGGGGAAGCATGATGCTATGAAGAGTACTATAGTGGAACAAGACAATGTGAATTCCAAGCATTCTAAGGAAGAAAGTTCAGTGGTTGAGATTGAGTTATGCTCAGAAATTAGTGGCCATGAAGCACCACTTGGTGTATACCAGGACAACGCTCAGCAGATTGGACAGTGGTATGATATGTTCGTTACACATGACTTATTACTGCTGGAGAACCAAATTCCGTTTTTTGTAGTTGAGGCAATATATGAGGTAGTAATTTCGAATAAGGTGGCACCAACTACATGTAAATCAAGTATTGTTCGATATATAGAAATGTATGCATCATTCTATCCAACAGCAATACGCGAGTCCAGTCGCCCAAAAGATTTTGATCATTTGCTGCACTTGTTTCATATGTACTTCAGACCCAGTTCTAACCAGGACGAACACCATGACCATACAGTGCAGCACTCTATTCATCACTTCCTTCAGCTCGGACGAGATTACCTCAACCATTTAGGTTCATCGAAGTATCACCATTTCCCAAACCGATGGCGCCGAGCAACACAATATCATGAAGCTGGGATCGAGTTTAGGATCAGAATGTATTCTGAGCATACCCCACATTCCCTCTTGGATATAAAGCTCAGAGATGGTATCCTGGAAATCCCATTCCTGCTTGTAGATGAAGAAACCAATGTTCTTTTTAGGAACTTCATAGCACTGGAACAAACATGTCCGAGGGTCGGAAATGATGTCACTGCTTACATTATTTTCATGGCCAAGCTGATGAGCATGCCTGATGATGTAGCGCTGTTGGCTCGAAAGGGGGTCATCGCACACCATATGCGCACCGACAAGGATGTATCACAGCTCTTTACCAGGCTGACGAAAGGTGTTGTCTTTGATTTCTATGGGAACTATTACCTCAATCATCTGTGTTTAGCCTTGGAGGCATATTATCAAAACCGTCTGCACAGGTGGGTTGCGTGGCTGAGGCACAACCATTTGAGCAATCCATGGCTGGTCGTCGCTGCGGTGGCTGGTGTTATTGTGCTTTTCTGCACGATTGCACAGACTGTCCTTACTGTTGAGTCTTATGCTAATCCTTAG
- the LOC127330638 gene encoding uncharacterized protein: MSSKFWSESVRVVKLVLAPQAFDFGPRETKIWSESFSRSPISKPTYSSHKPLPRLLHTPSCAASTSSPRRHIAGHRRPPLTASPLPAAIAARLAQLRTKVAQAADFASKHGGAYYKEAMVPKRPSPDPAARFLPLAATALPRCSVQPDFATHKMREILHIQGGQCSNQIGSKFWEVVCDEHGIDPTGRDTLLLAQARCASWNWLGASW, encoded by the exons atgtcatccaaatTTTGGAGTGAATCTGTGCGCGTTGTGAAATTGGTGTTGGCGCCACAGGCTTTCGATTTTGGGCCGCGGGAGACCAAAATTTGGTCCGAAAGTTTTTCTAGGTCGCCCATATCCAAACCCACTTACTCCTCTCACAAACCCCTCCCTCGTCTCCTCCACACACCCTCGTGCGCCGCCTCCACCTCGTCTCCCCGGCGCCACATCGCCGGCCACCGCAGACCTCCTCTCACCGCCTCTCCCCTTCCGGCGGCGATAGCGGCGAGGCTCGCGCAGCTGCGGACCAAGGTGGCGCAGGCGGCGGACTTCGCGTCCAAGCACGGCGGTGCATACTACAAGGAGGCCATGGTCCCCAAACGCCCCTCACCCGACCCTGCCGCTCGCTTCCTTCCCCTCGCCGCCACCGCACTCCCACGGTGCTCCGTCCAGCCGGATTTCGCCACTC ACAAGATGAGGGAGATCCTCCACATTCAGGGCGGGCAATGTAGCAACCAGATCGGCTCCAAGTTCTGGGAGGTGGTGTGCGACGAGCATGGCATCGACCCCACGGGGCG AGATACGCTGCTGCTAGCGCAGGCGAGGTGTGCTTCTTGGAACTGGCTAGGTGCGAGCTGGTGA